One Peribacillus simplex NBRC 15720 = DSM 1321 genomic region harbors:
- a CDS encoding sensor histidine kinase, with translation MIRKYLVERFSWITFYILLHLFIIFVAFLDSAIPLKPILYIVFLSLLIFSMFLIFRYKKETYFYKSLEVREDNLDITNIAEPESPFEKIIENSIINQTELLKQSASIGQMTLEQEKDELLSWIHEVKTPLTAMHLMIDRLDDELLKSHLTYEWLRIHLLLDQQLHQRRMPFIENDLYIEKTDLETIIFDEIKTLQSWCIQKGIGFDIQLDVTEVLTDAKWLAFIMRQLLTNSIKYSENSDITIYSHEQAEQTVLEVKDSGRGIDPKDLSRIFDKGFTSTTNHRDNAATGMGLYLTKNAAESLFISIDVKSELGMGTTVTLTFPKRNDFVNITSM, from the coding sequence ATGATCAGAAAATATCTCGTGGAAAGGTTCAGCTGGATCACATTCTACATACTTCTTCATCTATTCATTATCTTTGTCGCCTTTCTTGATTCGGCCATTCCGTTAAAGCCCATACTGTATATTGTTTTTTTATCATTGCTCATATTCAGTATGTTTTTGATATTCCGCTATAAAAAAGAAACGTATTTTTATAAAAGTTTAGAAGTGCGGGAAGACAACCTGGATATAACGAATATAGCCGAACCAGAAAGCCCTTTCGAAAAAATCATAGAAAACAGCATCATTAACCAAACCGAATTATTGAAGCAATCTGCATCAATTGGTCAAATGACTTTAGAGCAGGAGAAGGATGAATTATTATCTTGGATTCATGAAGTGAAGACACCATTGACGGCGATGCATTTAATGATTGACCGCTTGGATGATGAATTGCTGAAATCCCATTTGACTTATGAGTGGCTGCGCATTCACCTTCTTCTTGATCAGCAGCTCCATCAAAGGCGCATGCCTTTCATCGAAAATGATTTGTATATAGAGAAAACCGATTTGGAAACAATAATCTTTGATGAGATTAAAACGCTGCAATCATGGTGCATTCAAAAAGGGATCGGCTTCGACATACAATTGGATGTAACCGAAGTGCTTACTGATGCCAAATGGCTGGCCTTCATCATGAGACAGCTCTTGACCAACTCCATTAAATACAGTGAAAACTCAGATATCACGATATATAGCCATGAACAAGCTGAACAAACGGTTCTTGAAGTGAAGGATTCTGGACGGGGCATCGACCCAAAGGATTTATCCCGCATATTTGATAAAGGATTTACTTCCACGACAAATCATCGTGACAATGCGGCAACTGGCATGGGTTTATATTTAACCAAGAATGCTGCCGAGTCCCTTTTCATCTCCATTGACGTGAAATCAGAGCTTGGAATGGGAACGACCGTTACCTTGACTTTCCCAAAAAGAAATGATTTCGTGAATATCACAAGCATGTGA
- a CDS encoding response regulator transcription factor yields the protein MFKLLLIEDDTTLFNEIKDRLAQWSYDIYGIGDFSKVVQEFTDIKPDLVIIDIQLPKFDGFHWCRMIRTHSNVPIIFLSSRDHPTDMVMSMQLGADDFIQKPFHFDVLIAKIQATLRRVYNYNTEKIELKTWCGATVDYEKNTVSAETGTIELTKNEIFILKKLIEQKNKIVSREELINSLWDDKRFISDNTLTVNVNRLRKRLDELGLGHFIETKVGQGYIAVEEANA from the coding sequence TTGTTTAAACTACTATTGATAGAAGATGATACGACGTTATTCAATGAAATTAAAGATAGATTGGCGCAATGGTCTTATGATATTTACGGAATCGGCGATTTTAGTAAAGTGGTTCAGGAATTCACAGACATAAAACCTGATTTGGTCATCATTGATATACAGTTACCGAAGTTTGATGGGTTTCATTGGTGCAGAATGATCCGGACCCATTCCAATGTTCCCATCATCTTTTTATCATCACGTGATCATCCTACCGACATGGTGATGTCCATGCAGCTTGGCGCTGATGATTTTATCCAGAAGCCCTTTCATTTCGACGTACTCATCGCAAAAATACAGGCCACGCTTCGCCGTGTCTATAATTACAATACGGAAAAGATTGAATTGAAGACCTGGTGCGGTGCTACAGTGGATTACGAGAAGAACACGGTATCGGCCGAGACTGGCACAATCGAATTGACAAAAAATGAAATTTTCATCTTGAAAAAGCTCATTGAACAAAAAAACAAAATCGTTAGCCGGGAAGAATTGATCAACAGCTTATGGGATGACAAGCGTTTCATAAGCGATAACACCCTTACCGTGAATGTGAACCGTTTACGAAAGAGGTTGGATGAACTGGGTTTAGGGCATTTTATCGAAACGAAGGTCGGACAGGGCTATATCGCCGTGGAAGAGGCAAATGCATGA
- a CDS encoding zinc ribbon domain-containing protein YjdM, which yields MSDFPNCPACDSEYTYEDGSLFVCPECAHEWTVEAENGDQKKTIKDANGNALNDGDTVTVIKDLKVKGSSSVLKMGTKVKSIRLVDGDHDIDCKIDGFGAMKLKSQFVKKV from the coding sequence ATGTCTGATTTTCCTAATTGCCCTGCATGTGATTCAGAATATACATACGAAGACGGTAGTCTTTTTGTTTGCCCGGAATGCGCCCATGAGTGGACGGTGGAAGCGGAAAATGGTGATCAAAAGAAGACGATCAAAGATGCTAATGGAAATGCCTTGAACGATGGTGATACCGTTACGGTAATCAAGGATCTTAAAGTGAAAGGGAGCTCATCCGTCTTAAAGATGGGCACTAAAGTCAAAAGCATCCGTCTAGTTGATGGTGATCATGATATTGATTGCAAGATTGATGGTTTTGGTGCAATGAAATTAAAATCCCAATTTGTTAAAAAGGTATAA
- the guaC gene encoding GMP reductase — protein sequence MENVFDYEDIQLIPAKCVVNSRSECDTSVTLGKHTFKLPVVPANMQTIIDEKIAIYLAENGYFYVMHRFEPEKRLTFIKDMHSRELIASISVGVKEEEYGFIEQLSEDNIVPEYITIDIAHGHSNAVIKMIQHIKKHLPESFVIAGNVGTPEAVRELEHAGADATKVGIGPGKVCITKIKTGFGTGGWQLAALRWCAKAASKPIIADGGIRTNGDIAKSVRFGASMVMIGSLFAGHEESPGQTIEKDGKAFKEYFGSASEFQKGEKKNVEGKKMFVEHKGSLEDTLKEMEQDLQSSISYAGGTKLEAIRNVDYVVVKNSIFNGDKVY from the coding sequence ATGGAAAACGTGTTTGATTATGAAGATATTCAATTAATTCCTGCAAAATGTGTAGTAAATAGCCGTTCTGAGTGTGATACATCCGTTACTTTAGGTAAACATACATTCAAGTTACCTGTAGTACCTGCCAATATGCAAACGATCATTGATGAAAAGATTGCCATTTACTTGGCTGAAAACGGTTACTTTTATGTAATGCATCGTTTTGAGCCAGAAAAACGACTGACTTTCATTAAAGACATGCATTCAAGAGAATTGATTGCATCCATCAGTGTCGGCGTAAAAGAAGAAGAATACGGATTCATTGAACAATTATCGGAAGACAACATTGTGCCTGAATACATTACGATAGATATTGCACACGGCCATTCCAATGCCGTGATAAAGATGATACAGCATATTAAAAAGCATTTACCTGAAAGTTTTGTCATTGCAGGAAATGTGGGAACTCCTGAAGCGGTACGGGAATTGGAACATGCCGGTGCAGATGCTACAAAGGTGGGCATTGGACCTGGGAAAGTATGCATCACTAAAATCAAGACTGGATTTGGAACGGGCGGCTGGCAACTAGCTGCACTTCGCTGGTGTGCAAAGGCGGCAAGCAAGCCAATCATAGCTGACGGCGGCATTCGCACGAACGGTGATATTGCTAAATCAGTTAGATTTGGCGCTTCGATGGTCATGATCGGTTCACTGTTTGCCGGACATGAGGAATCTCCAGGTCAAACGATCGAGAAAGATGGAAAGGCCTTTAAAGAATACTTTGGTTCAGCTTCAGAATTCCAAAAAGGTGAAAAGAAAAACGTTGAAGGCAAAAAGATGTTTGTCGAGCACAAAGGATCTTTGGAAGATACGTTGAAGGAAATGGAACAAGATCTTCAGTCTTCCATTTCATATGCCGGCGGAACCAAGTTGGAAGCCATCCGTAATGTGGATTATGTGGTCGTTAAGAATTCAATCTTTAACGGTGACAAAGTTTATTAA
- a CDS encoding PHP domain-containing protein, producing the protein MKAELHCHTNISDGSSSFEELLEAAKRESIGHLAITNHDTTMRLQEMVERGKEIGIEIIPGIEVSGYDFARGRRVHILGYFVEPGHKALEELCNPLIHKRNAASEKMVERLIHAGYRITWDQVSKFRGGTGVYKQHIMLALRESGYTDSIYGDLYKKIFSRGQNGEEPGIAFIPMEYVDAILAVKAIRAAGGVPVLAHPGQYGSFEIIPDLVEAGLEGIEVLHPHHGHEEEERAILYADRYNLIKTGGSDFHGDYGEKPIRLGSMSPGKECVDALKLRKKSMSINDVVLKNIDL; encoded by the coding sequence ATGAAGGCTGAATTACATTGTCATACGAACATTTCAGATGGTTCCAGTTCTTTTGAAGAACTATTGGAGGCTGCAAAAAGGGAGAGCATTGGCCATTTAGCGATTACGAATCACGATACAACGATGAGATTGCAAGAAATGGTGGAACGGGGAAAGGAAATAGGAATTGAAATCATCCCTGGTATAGAAGTTTCTGGTTATGACTTTGCAAGAGGAAGGCGTGTACATATTTTAGGCTATTTTGTTGAGCCTGGTCATAAGGCGCTTGAGGAGCTATGTAATCCACTGATTCATAAGAGGAATGCAGCTTCTGAAAAAATGGTGGAACGGCTGATTCATGCAGGATATCGAATAACTTGGGATCAGGTTTCTAAATTCAGGGGAGGAACCGGTGTTTATAAACAGCATATTATGCTGGCGCTGCGGGAATCTGGGTATACGGATTCTATCTATGGAGATTTGTATAAGAAGATCTTCAGTCGCGGCCAAAATGGAGAAGAGCCAGGCATTGCCTTCATTCCTATGGAGTATGTGGATGCCATCCTTGCTGTGAAGGCGATTCGTGCTGCCGGAGGCGTTCCGGTCCTTGCTCATCCTGGACAATACGGGAGCTTCGAAATTATTCCTGATCTTGTAGAAGCAGGGCTTGAAGGGATTGAAGTTCTTCATCCGCATCATGGCCATGAAGAAGAGGAAAGAGCGATTTTATATGCAGATCGATATAATCTCATTAAGACAGGAGGTTCGGATTTTCATGGGGATTATGGGGAGAAGCCGATTCGGCTTGGCAGCATGAGCCCTGGAAAGGAATGTGTGGATGCTTTGAAATTAAGGAAAAAAAGCATGTCCATTAATGATGTGGTATTGAAAAATATCGATCTATGA
- a CDS encoding GntR family transcriptional regulator → MGEKNFLVDHLISEIKSGTFQLDKKLPSEHILADQFNVPRMVVRKAYEQLQDLGFIYSKQGKGSYVQETKKQIPLILSGDVSFTEKMKEFQFSFQTSTIFCEEISYDQKIFQSLEVESDDKVFKIGRLRLIDGFPIALHTSFVAKSTFPEIEKDGPDITSMFQYYRQRGYVEFGSSSSTLNVIFPTLFERDILQCSSLIPLLQVESLCRDKRSNQVLEHTVIIYRSDCFTYVI, encoded by the coding sequence TTGGGGGAAAAAAACTTTTTAGTCGATCATTTGATATCGGAAATTAAGAGCGGGACCTTTCAATTGGATAAAAAGTTACCTTCAGAGCATATACTCGCTGACCAATTTAATGTTCCAAGAATGGTTGTCAGGAAGGCATATGAGCAGCTTCAAGATTTAGGGTTTATCTATTCAAAGCAAGGTAAGGGTAGTTATGTCCAGGAAACCAAGAAGCAAATTCCGTTAATTCTATCCGGAGATGTTAGTTTCACCGAGAAAATGAAAGAATTCCAGTTTTCCTTTCAAACGAGTACTATTTTTTGCGAAGAAATTTCTTATGATCAGAAGATTTTTCAAAGCCTCGAAGTGGAAAGTGATGACAAGGTCTTTAAAATTGGCAGGCTTAGGTTAATAGATGGTTTCCCGATTGCTCTTCATACATCGTTTGTAGCAAAATCAACATTTCCTGAAATTGAAAAGGACGGTCCTGATATTACCTCTATGTTTCAGTATTATAGGCAGCGTGGTTATGTAGAATTCGGATCCAGCAGCAGCACGCTGAACGTGATTTTTCCTACTCTTTTCGAACGGGATATTTTGCAGTGTTCAAGTTTAATTCCACTTTTGCAAGTGGAATCGTTATGCCGGGATAAGCGGAGCAATCAAGTCCTTGAGCACACGGTCATAATCTATCGAAGCGATTGTTTCACATATGTTATATAA
- the phnG gene encoding phosphonate C-P lyase system protein PhnG — protein MRRRERTEILIQGSEDIAKEFAKEIAMKYKVTVIQKPESALMLLKTRETAKKSLFYLGEMLVTECKIQIHDYIGIGIVKGQREELAHSLAVIDAAYQADLGETRLWSPILENEKKIIQKDLQELNRSILRTKVNFETMDVQ, from the coding sequence ATGAGAAGAAGGGAAAGAACCGAGATTTTGATTCAAGGCTCTGAGGACATTGCGAAGGAATTTGCCAAGGAAATAGCAATGAAATATAAAGTTACCGTCATTCAAAAGCCAGAGAGTGCCCTCATGTTGCTAAAGACAAGGGAAACGGCAAAAAAGAGCTTGTTTTATCTAGGGGAAATGCTGGTGACAGAATGCAAGATCCAAATCCATGATTATATCGGGATTGGAATCGTAAAGGGACAGCGGGAAGAACTGGCACATAGTTTAGCTGTCATTGATGCTGCTTATCAGGCTGATCTTGGCGAAACAAGATTATGGTCACCTATTTTAGAAAATGAGAAGAAGATCATACAGAAAGATCTTCAAGAGCTGAATCGATCAATCTTAAGAACCAAGGTAAACTTTGAAACAATGGATGTTCAATAA
- the phnH gene encoding phosphonate C-P lyase system protein PhnH has protein sequence MNLDVVHDIQTVYRKLVTATSRPGTLVVLEREAKTLDVQMECLSSTILLARTVLDPEVTFKVISKAGETVSRMINQLTYSKPVDLPEADFIFILHDASEEQMKEALTKAKVGNLLNPHESAMIILEVPDVTKGDSMILSGPGIQQESFISLPNVSAWLGARNEKNIEFPLGIDMYFVDRQDRLIALPRTTQIKENGGEIIWDMLQ, from the coding sequence ATGAATTTGGATGTAGTTCATGATATACAAACTGTTTATAGAAAGCTTGTAACGGCGACTTCAAGACCTGGAACTTTAGTGGTTTTGGAGAGGGAAGCCAAGACTTTGGATGTTCAAATGGAATGCTTATCTTCTACCATCCTGCTTGCACGTACTGTACTCGACCCTGAAGTGACTTTTAAGGTCATTTCAAAGGCGGGGGAAACGGTGTCAAGAATGATTAATCAGCTTACTTATTCAAAGCCTGTCGATTTGCCGGAAGCGGATTTTATTTTTATTTTACATGATGCCTCCGAGGAGCAAATGAAGGAAGCTTTGACTAAAGCAAAGGTAGGAAATCTATTGAACCCTCATGAATCGGCGATGATCATTCTAGAAGTACCGGATGTAACGAAAGGGGACTCCATGATCCTTTCAGGACCGGGAATTCAACAGGAATCATTCATAAGCCTCCCGAATGTCTCCGCCTGGCTGGGTGCAAGGAACGAAAAAAACATAGAATTCCCGTTAGGAATCGATATGTATTTTGTTGATCGACAAGATCGTTTAATCGCTTTACCGAGAACGACTCAAATTAAAGAAAATGGGGGTGAGATTATATGGGATATGTTGCAGTAA